The genomic window GCACCTTCTATCGTCATCGTTGTTTTGAGATTTGTGCGTACAACGCAAAATTTAACAAGGCATAATATTGTATTATTCCTCTTTTCAGTAAAGCACAGATCTTAACAAAGCATCCAACGGCTCAGCATGTGTGTCCACATAAACTTGCATTTGTAAAAATCTTTTTGGCATTCTGCTTTTGAAGCTTTGTGTGAATTTTCATGTGATCAGGGAAAAGTGTTGAAATTGCAATCATTCTTCGTCAGCGCTTAAGCTCGCTACAACATAAAGAATGACCAGCAGCACTTCTCTCACCTTGAACTATCAGGTAAAGTGGTTACTTCATGCAACTCAATATACAGAAGAAAAACTAACCGTATACACAAAGCATTAGAGTTCTCCAAAGGAAACTCATCAAGCATGCTCTGGACCCAAATGGGGGCCACAAACAACATccaaagagagaagaaagaagagttTGTCAACGAGCTGAGATCTGGGGATCCCTTGTTTCCATGCTGATGACCCCACCCATTAACTGACACACTTTTatttcttactccctccatcccagaatatagcaacctaaaacCGAATGGgacgtatcctagtactacgaatctggacagctTGTCCAGattccgtcccagaatatagcaacctaagaCCGGATGGGACGTATCCTAGtacttgtccagattcgtagtactaggatacgtcCCATCCGGTcataggttgctatattctaagtactaggatacgtcccatccggtcctaggttgctatattctgggatggagggagtacatggatacttggcgtgtcacatcggatatacggacaaacatttaaagtattaaacatagtctaataataaaacaaattatagattctgcctgtaaaccgcgagacgaatttgtTAAGCTTAactaatccatcattagcaaatgtttactgtagcaccacattatcaaatcatgacgcaattaggcttaaaagattcggcTCGcgatttacacgcaatctgtgtaattagttttttaatctatatttaatactccatgcatgtatacaaatattcgatgtgacagggtgaaaagttttgcgtgggaactaaacaggacctTAGTATTCATCTGATATGTTCCCCAAACGTCTCCTTTGAAATAGagaagttttttaaaaaaaaaaaattacaaaagctGAAGTAATTTATAGGAATCAATCGGACAAATTTATGCGTCCTAAAGGATCCTTAAATAGGTGCAACAAACTTGTAAATTGCACATTCCATACAACTTGCTTAAGTATAAACCAAGGCCAAAACAGTCCAGCAATCAATAAGTGGAGTCAAACTAATTTGTGACCTCGTGCTGTTAGATCGGGCCCTGGCGTATTGTTGTGTAGCTATCTTGTGGCAATCTTGCTGATCAATCAGATGCCAAAACATGTTTGAGACCTCTAGGCGTGTAGGCTCTAATTTACACGATCGATTCATGATAGTACAATTGAATAGATTGGTGCATGGAGATTTCTAGTGAGAGATTGATCGAGAAACTTGCAGTTCAAATTGCAATAGGGTATTTCTATGAGAAAATGATGTTGCATTTACTGCATTAGGGTGTTCcgaattttcttttgaaatgcAATTTGGTTCTAATGGTGTGATCTCAATAGTTTATAAATCCTATTTcggatgcatttttttttcagaaatatttatatatatgttacctaTATATGAAATTTACGTCCCGACAATGGCGATGATTTCAGCAGCAAGTTGCCTCTCGCCGACCTCTTGTTTCTTTCGTCTCAAACAGAGGGAAGTGGAATGGAATAAGCACAGCAGAAACCTCGACGCCGAATATAACCACACATATGGGATTatctggaaaaagaaaaatgaaaaaccaTGATAAAACTGTGCTAGAGTGGAAGTGAACATTGCATCCATTTTAGCGCCAATGCACCATGTCAGACCATTCAATTGTGGTTTGATTTTTGCAAACTACTGATGAGTTGCAGTAGagcaaataatttataaattgttgcgTGTATTTGTCCTTAGCATAATTTGCCCTTATAAAAAACAATCAAAgttattccctccatcccatactATAAAACACGCACGTATTTTAATATTCAACTATTAAACATTTGACGAACAATTAGTATAATataatttgaatttatttgcTAAAAATAATATCATCGAATTggtatttgaatttattttcatatattataattTTGCTGCTATAAACCTTatagtatataattataattttaaaaattagtttCATACACCGTGCTAAATTTAAccttataagacgttttgatattggccaaagtcaaactgctttaagtttgaccaattttgtagaaaaaagtagtaaaattttcaacccaagacaaagttattatgaaaatatattcaattattaatttgaaactaatttagtattatagatattactatattagtctataaacttagtcaaacttaaaataattgAACTTTAATAAAGTTAAAACGTgcagggacggagggagtgaaAAGTTGCTGCTTGTCGGCTTCCTCGTAAACCGCGCCCCACACATCACCTCCCTCCCTATATAGGCATAGCTAGCTTAGCTCACCCCCAACatcgcacgcacgcacgcgctaGAGAAACTAAAGAGAGAGAGGTCGATCAGAAATCAATGGAGGCGCACGTGGAGAGGGCGCTCCGGGAGGGCctgacggaggaggagagggcggcgCTGGAGCCGGCGGTGATGGCGCACCACACGTTCccgccctccaccaccaccgccaccacggcggcggcaacgtgCACGTCGCTGGTGACGCagcgcgtggcggcgccggtgcgcGCGGTGTGGCCCATCGTGCGCAGCTTCGGCAACCCGCAGCGGTACAAGCACTTCGTCCGCACctgcgccctcgccgccggcgacggcgccagcGTCGGCAGCGTCCGCGAGGTCACCGTCGTGTCCGGCCTCCCGGCTTCCACCAGCACCGAGCGCCTCGAGATGCTCGACGACGACCGCCACATCATCAGCttccgcgtcgtcggcggccagCACCGCCTCCGCAACTACCGCTCCGTCACCTCCGTCACCGAGTtccagccgcccgccgccggccccgcccccgccccgccgTACTGCGTCGTCGTCGAGTCATACGTCGTCGACGTCCCTGACGGGAACACGGCGGAGGACACCAGGATGTTCACCGACACCGTCGTCAAGCTCAACCTCCagaagctcgccgccgtcgccgaggactCCTCCTCTGCTTCGCGGCGGCGCGACTAGGAGAGGCCTCGTCAAtaaatcgtcgtcgtcgtccatggcgacggcggcggcggcggtgtcgtgtTATTTgtcacttcttcttcttcttctttttacttttttttttagttttgcttttcccatgtttttttttcttttgctttcctTTTGGTTTTCTTGTAAAAACAACTGTTGTGGCATAAGGAAGCCTGTTTTGGTTTGTACGGAGCAAGGGATTTACATTTCCGATTGACCATAGTGGTATCACTGTTTTCGACAAATTTCAACAGCATTTTGATAAGTTTTGACCAAATTGCGATCAAAattactatttttaaattttagtttgtcAAAAACCATTCGAAATCACTCCCGAAAATTGATTTCGAGCCACGTCGATAGGTAAAAGAATATCGTGAAAACAATTGTTTTCGGCGGTAGATTAAACCATGGCACAAAATAACAACATTTTAGGATTACGTGCATGTTTGGTaaagctccaactcctaaatttagatTAGGACTTGAGTCTGGAGTAAAGTTGTGACGCTGTCTAAATCCAGttccacctctctagtttattttgtgagagcacTCCACTCAGCTTCGCTCCCATTTCagatggagctgaaactatttggctgGAGCTGTAGCTGTGCCAAACAAACCAATTACAGAACGCAAAGTGATTTTAGGGTAAAGaagaaactgaaaagaaaagaagtggtattttgaaaaaaaaattgatgtttgGGAATctaaacattatttttgtttaAAGTTTTTGGTAGGAGGCACATCCTACCGGCGCTAACCGATAGAcctgaaattttaaaaatattgaacCCTGATAGTACTCAGGGTTAAAATGATAAGATAGGCAAAGGCAAAAGAAATTCTGATGCACGCATGGTCATTTGTTCTTTGCTGTCatctgccctttttttttttgttcaattcAGAGTTTCAGGTGGTTGATAACAGCAAGCAGGATGAACTCAAGACGGTGTTGCTTTCAATTCCCATTTCATTTctcaaattcttttttttatttcggaTAAAATCATTTCTTAATTTCATCTTAAATCCAAACAAATATTGAAGGTACGGCCGGCCTGAAACCTCTGGAATTTCCTGCCCAACAATATGTCAATAACTTCGAGTATCTCGtgagaccttttttttttttacagttatCAGATAAATGctactaaaatataaacatcatatatataatgaTGCCTTTTTAATTCGAAAAGATTCCAAATACCTCTGATGAGCTGActctaaataaaaattttaggtGAGCAAATTCTGACCTGATGAAAAAGAGTTGTTGCAAAAAGCAGTGGCCACCATTGCTTGGGTAGCCAAAGCAAAGCACTAAGCACACACAGAAAAACAGCAAGAACAAGCGGCATAGATTAGGACAAGTCACTCCCTAAAGCAAAACTGATCATGTACATGCAAATATATAGGTAGCTGAATAATTAAATTAGCTGAATAGTTATAGTTAGCTTATTGGGTGGCTAAGCTGCTTTGTGGGGTCACTGTATGGCCTCATGAGTCTCACACTTTTTttccagaaaagaaaaggaaaaaggcatTTCCCTCCAAAGGAGATGACTGTATCCATCAATTATATGTGTTAATGCTTATCACACTTTATGCAAAGTTTGACCAGAAGTATGATTATTGATAATAGGTGAATTCAGGTACCAATAAATTGTGTATTCGTGACTATGGAAGAAAATAAGTCAAACTTGCCTCAAAATATCTAAGCAGATCAAAATTGTTTTTTCTCCTAACAAAATGTCTTAAGACATTGTTCCAAACggagctactccctccagtttcattttaattgacgttttgaacaATGACATGaactacaaaatatatctttgaccttatttttctattataatatatacaataaataaataataaataaatgcatgtttacttttattatagtgctttgaaagacaaatctatatatgttgttctagtttctttaaactaaatatttttaaagttattaatggtcaaatttataaaagtttgactccaaccttgtccaaaacgtcaattattatagaactggagggagtaactcTCAATTTTCTCTTGATCGTATTTCGTAGGACAAAGATATTTCTCCCCTATAAATTTGTGATACCTCTAATATAAACTAGCGCAAGATACCAAAAGTATCACAAATCAATATTAAAAAGGTCATCAATTCCTCCAATCAAATTTACTTGATGTTGGGAGAACCAAGTTAGTATACTCCATTTGACTAGAGCGAGTATATTACTTCATGTTATCTTTTCAATATAAAAACCCTCCTCCGTTAATCAATATATAAACTACTcctttcattttatattataaatcatttaactttttttaagtttgactaagtttatagaaaaaatagcaacatatataatattaaattagtttcattaaatttaatattgaatatatattgataatatgtttgtttcatattaaaaatattaatatatttttctataaagttgatcaaacttaaaaaagtttgattaagaaaaaagtcaaacgacttataatatgaaacaggaGAGCATAAAGCATTGAAAGCATTTGCCATAAGTTTTTGATTCAGTGGTTTCCAACAGATTGCGCATAGCACACAGACATTTCTGCTGAAACGCTGTCAAAGAAAGTTTGTTGAAGATGCAAAGCTGCATAAGCAGCATCAATGCATGGCCCATGGCACCTGCCCCATGCAATGGATAATTCCAGCCTTATGTCCTCACACACCAAAGTCAACTCCCAACTATAGAAAAATATCTCTGTGCCACGGCAGAAGTCAACGCAGTACACTAACAAGACAAGTCAATGCCATGAAACctaaaaatagataaaagaTCTACATATGTTAGTCAGTCAGTGCATGGCTCGTTCATCTTCCTTATCTAACTGAAAGCAGGGTTAGTGGATGACACTTTAATTTTAACCCCTGTTTCTTTTTAGCACATGTGCACCAAATTTTCAGGCTGTGAAGTTGATTGTTTATAATGAAATTCATTccggttttaattttaaaaagctacaaccaattattagaAATTATAGGTCAAATAACTACGAACTACAAAATCATACCTTAATTGAAAACAAGCAAACTACTTCATCTGCGGTTGTATATGTAGTccttatctttctcaaactaGAAAACAGAAAATCCGAAAACAACAGTCGTTCATTTACCGATTGAATTTCGTTAACCTCCTTGTTGACGAAAACCACAACAAAAGATAATATCAGAGAGTAACTGAGTTGTAAATTAGTCATTTACTCAAATCTTGCTACCGCCTAAACCATCGAACGGATCCGGTGGGGACCACCACTAAGGACACCACACCAATAGGAGACTTCCAACACAACGCATCTAAGAAGATCATAACATTTAGGATATCGTCGTTACTATGTTTTTACCTAGATTAAAATGTTTTGTTATGCAGAATTAAGTTAATCGATAAACAGATGGAAAATAACGAATTTTTGTAAGTTTTTCTTTAATTCATGAACTGTCTATCATCACTCAGTGCTAAAGTTTAGTATGCAACACATTAGGTCAAAATAGATTAATAGGCATATCCTACATTATGTGAGGTTGTTGATTGTCACCTAGTGGCTACAATTACTTGtacaaaataattttagaaGATCATTCTTATTTCAGACTGATCTTTTATCGCTACAAAAATAATGTGCTTTGCTCTAACGTTCCACGTTAAAAAAAATGCTCTGCTTGTTATCCCACTTGGTTTTCAGGGTTTATACTTTATAAACCTCTATAGATCCTAAGGAGCATAAAAGGCAAACAAGAAGAATGAGGCCCATCGAGTTGTTGGGTTCTTTTCCACACTTGGATTCAAAGGCTGTCCCAAGCCCATTGTATAAAATGAACCTTATACTTATGTACCGGTAGCCCAAATCGATGTACTGGTCTTTTTTCATGCCCAACTTTTGTAGGAGGcggattttttaaaatatatatattttttttcctcctctttgCTGATGTTACCGAGCTACATTGCAATTTCAATTCTCTTACCGAGCTACAAAAGAAATGCAGCTTGTTTTAAGAACTCTGGATTTTAAGAAATAGCTCGTGAATAGGCAGCTAATGAGAatctaaaaaattaaatttctcagcttcttttcattttttttaaaaaaatatgactatATACTACCAAGATCTAAGTGAGAATCAATATTGCTTAGGGTGTTGAAGGTTCTAGGATACGCTATAGTTACCAGAAGTAGAGCTAGATAAATAatggctcgttagctcgctaCTCGACTCTTTTAGAATTGCCAACAAACTGAGCAAGGGGGGTTTAGTGTTACACATAACAAGCTTCATGAGCCAAACAAGCCATGGGAAAACTGGCAACCTAAGAATCCAACATTTAGAGATATATTTTGTATCTTATCTTAGTCGGTTTCTCTAATTATTTCCTGATTCTGATTCTACAAGTCGGATGTAGAGATAAGGAAGTATTGTCTCTATATGTACTCATGGTCCGTGATTAATCGAATTATCACGCTGACTCAATTACGCTTTCACCAACTAGCAGCTAGGGATTTAGGAGTCTTCTTTTGCTCGGCTCATTTACCAGCTCAAGGTCTTTTAGCTCGTTAGAATAATGATCCGAGCCAAGCTAACTCAATATCGACTCCTAACATAAGCTTTTCAAACAGAACCACGGACATACACTACATCATGCATGTAAGTTCATGCCCTGCAATATCCATCCTAGGTGCACCCTCTTAGATTGATACACACAGAAACAGACAAAGACCAGGGATAAGATCATAtgccttgcaaaaaaaaaaatcttaaataaACACACTCACATATATGTATTTGTGCACATCTAGATTTGAATGTGCATCCATAACCTCGTACAACAATAACATATCAAGAAGTGGTTTTTTTCTCCCATGAATCTACCACATCAGTTTCGTCGATCGAGAGAATACTACCTTTTCCTTGTGCTGGTAGGATTGTTAGCTAACGTGGCAATATCCTAGGAGATGAAAGGTGTCCCAATCCATCCTTTGTTCCTTGTACACCCAGATGAGTCCACATACAAGCATGACTCCTGCCATTTCAGATATGATCGGTCAGCTCAAAGCATACTTGTGTTTTAATTCCTAGCAGTTTCATATGTGTACCAATGCTCGATAGAGTTTCtattatattatcaaaatagctaaaaaaatgagtcaaaattctcacattaatcaaagAAAACGAATAAAATCCCAATTGATTACGGTGGGTTCATTTTATAATAGCGTAGATTGGCCAATAATAGTTGTGTGCAACGTACAATTTTACAAATGGTAACAAGAGCTAAGAATTTTATATCAAATGAAATCTTACTATCGAAATCTATTGTATATCTACAATATTACAACCCTGcataccaaaaaaaagaaactaagaGTTGTATATCGAATCCAGTACAACTAGTCTCATCACGCAAAACTGAACTGAAAATCCAGTTATatcataaacaaaaaaaataatttttccaaAGACTCCAACTTGGATGCACACGCCAAATCAGGTGCCAAACAATTCATGTGCTGATgatgtttttttcctctttttcaaAATCCGTGAACCATATACAGGGAGATGGGGCATGATTGCAAACAGGCAAGGAACAGTGCAATGCAAAAAGGGATCCAATCAGCAACAGAAGCATGCTTGTACTTGTGGCCACTTCAAAATCTTTCAAAAccctttccctttttcttttcggtttTTTTACCTCCATCTGCGTGACTGCGAATCTGTCATGGTGTTTTCCATCACACTGAACAGCCAAATGTGATGGCTTTTTTGACCCTGCTTGGTTCAGGTTCAATCTTCAGAAATGTGCACTGGATATCTATCTACATTTTGCAGACATTGTAACTGCAAGATTCTCCCTACCTGGATTTTGCTAACTTCATGAGTTCAACCCAAAGATGCCTAGGGTGAACTCTGTTCACTCCATATTTTAGGTTTGTTacaagtcaaacttctttaaccttaaccaagtttatagaaaaaatatagtgatATCTATAGCATCAAATTGTTTTCATTAAATCCACCACTAAATATGTTTTTACAGCATGTTTTTTATGTGTTCGAAACACTACTacatttttctaaaaacttgatcaaactttgtTCGATTTAGGACAAACTCAAGATGACTTTAATATAGAACAAGAGAGTAGTACACTTTTATATGCATGGATAATTGGGTTGGGTAGAAGAGTCACGTTGAAAAAAATGCTCAGATCAATGGAATATTCGTCGATCAATCATAAGCTCAAAATGgactgttttcttttttcttaaaataaatgAGGCAGATCCCTGCCTTTGGACTGGAACTATCTGCATGAAACTATTCAGTCTTGGTCCCGTGGTAAACAAGAACTGTAGCAAAATCTGCAATCTGTCAAAAAATGAGGAGACAGAAGAGGGCAACACACTGTCTATCCATTGCAATTTTGAGGCACCAGAAATTAActtatataaatttatatatgcaaGGAAAAACCTCAAGGTTTCATAGATAAGGGCCTGATCAGTAGTGGACACTCGTGACTAGTTGGCCCTTAGCTGCAAATGCAATGCAAATGCAGAAGCTCACAAAGCAGAGCTCAGATTTTGTACATCTGAAACTTGCTAACTTTCTAAACTGAGCACATCTTTGCTGCTAAGATGCTCAATATCTGCTGCGCCATCGCTTCCTCCGGAGGTCTTCTTGAGCTCCTCGTACATGTCCTCGATCATCGGCTTCCACAGTCGGACGCGGGCGT from Oryza glaberrima chromosome 6, OglaRS2, whole genome shotgun sequence includes these protein-coding regions:
- the LOC127777911 gene encoding abscisic acid receptor PYL9, coding for MEAHVERALREGLTEEERAALEPAVMAHHTFPPSTTTATTAAATCTSLVTQRVAAPVRAVWPIVRSFGNPQRYKHFVRTCALAAGDGASVGSVREVTVVSGLPASTSTERLEMLDDDRHIISFRVVGGQHRLRNYRSVTSVTEFQPPAAGPAPAPPYCVVVESYVVDVPDGNTAEDTRMFTDTVVKLNLQKLAAVAEDSSSASRRRD